In Pseudofrankia saprophytica, one genomic interval encodes:
- a CDS encoding acyl-CoA carboxylase subunit beta has product MALPAPASEPTPDPHTTAGKLAQLQRVNDDAVHAGSQRAVDAQHAKGKMTARERIAAFLDPGSFVETDAFVRHRAHDFGVEANRPYGDGVVTGYGTVDGRQVCVFSQDATVFGGSLGEVFGEKIVKVMDLAVRTGCPVIGINDSGGARIQEGVVALGLYGEIFYRNVLASGVVPQLSLIMGPCAGGAVYSPAITDFTLMVDKTSHMFITGPDVIKEVTGEDVGFEELGGAHTHNSKSGVAHFQATDETECFELAKALLSYLPPNNMDDAPIYDEVADVEGEVDPELDTFIPDSPNTPYDMHKVIEKILDDGDFLEVHAQFAMNLIVGFGRVDGRSVGVVANQPMQFAGTLDIDASEKAARFVRTCDAFNIPVLTFVDVPGFLPGTSQEWNGIIRRGAKLIYAYAEATVPKVTVITRKAYGGAYDVMGSKHLGADINLAWPTAEIAVMGARGAVNIVYRRELAKSDNPDARRTELIADYNHHFATPYIAAERGYLDAVIPPSVTRREVIRALRLLRNKRQTLPPKKHGNIPL; this is encoded by the coding sequence ATGGCACTTCCGGCGCCCGCTTCCGAACCCACGCCCGACCCGCACACCACAGCGGGAAAGCTCGCGCAGCTTCAACGGGTGAACGACGACGCCGTGCACGCCGGATCGCAACGAGCGGTCGACGCGCAGCACGCCAAGGGCAAGATGACCGCCCGCGAGCGGATCGCGGCCTTCCTCGACCCGGGCTCCTTCGTCGAGACCGACGCGTTCGTCCGCCACCGCGCGCACGACTTCGGCGTCGAGGCGAACCGGCCCTACGGCGACGGCGTCGTCACCGGCTACGGCACGGTCGACGGCCGTCAGGTGTGCGTCTTCAGCCAGGACGCGACGGTGTTCGGCGGCAGCCTCGGCGAGGTCTTCGGCGAGAAGATCGTCAAGGTCATGGACCTCGCGGTGCGGACCGGCTGCCCGGTCATCGGGATCAACGACTCGGGTGGTGCCCGCATCCAGGAGGGCGTCGTCGCGCTCGGCCTGTATGGCGAGATCTTCTATCGCAACGTGCTGGCGTCCGGGGTCGTGCCGCAGCTGTCACTGATCATGGGCCCGTGCGCCGGCGGCGCCGTGTACTCGCCCGCGATCACCGACTTCACCCTGATGGTCGACAAGACCAGCCACATGTTCATCACCGGGCCGGACGTCATCAAGGAGGTCACCGGCGAGGACGTGGGCTTCGAGGAGCTCGGCGGCGCCCACACGCACAACAGCAAGAGCGGCGTCGCCCACTTCCAGGCCACGGACGAGACCGAGTGCTTCGAGCTGGCCAAGGCGCTGCTGTCGTACCTGCCGCCGAACAACATGGACGACGCGCCGATCTACGACGAGGTCGCCGACGTCGAGGGCGAGGTGGACCCGGAGCTGGACACCTTCATCCCCGACTCGCCGAACACCCCGTACGACATGCACAAGGTGATCGAGAAGATCCTCGACGACGGGGACTTCCTCGAGGTGCACGCGCAGTTCGCCATGAACCTCATCGTCGGTTTCGGCCGGGTCGACGGCCGGTCCGTCGGCGTCGTCGCCAACCAGCCGATGCAGTTCGCCGGCACCCTCGACATCGACGCGAGCGAGAAGGCCGCGCGGTTCGTGCGCACCTGCGACGCGTTCAACATCCCGGTGCTGACGTTCGTCGACGTCCCGGGCTTCCTGCCGGGTACGTCGCAGGAGTGGAACGGCATCATCCGCCGCGGCGCGAAGCTCATCTACGCCTACGCGGAGGCGACCGTCCCGAAGGTCACGGTCATCACCCGCAAGGCCTACGGCGGTGCCTACGACGTCATGGGGTCCAAGCACCTGGGCGCCGACATCAACCTCGCCTGGCCGACCGCCGAGATCGCCGTCATGGGCGCCCGCGGCGCCGTCAACATCGTCTACCGCCGCGAGCTGGCCAAGTCGGACAACCCGGACGCCCGCCGCACCGAGCTGATCGCCGACTACAACCACCACTTCGCGACGCCGTACATCGCGGCCGAGCGCGGCTACCTCGACGCCGTGATCCCGCCGTCGGTGACCCGCCGCGAGGTGATCCGCGCGCTGCGGCTGCTGCGTAACAAGCGCCAGACGCTGCCGCCGAAGAAGCACGGCAACATCCCGCTCTAG
- a CDS encoding acyl-CoA carboxylase epsilon subunit, which yields MAENEPAEPRRPLLKLVRGDATPEEVAAIVAVFAAHAAAAAAVPAPRAPRSVWADRSQALRVASGPGAGGWRRAGILGGLRTG from the coding sequence GTGGCCGAGAACGAACCGGCCGAGCCGCGCCGGCCGTTGCTGAAACTGGTGCGCGGCGACGCGACACCGGAGGAGGTCGCGGCCATCGTCGCGGTGTTCGCGGCGCACGCCGCCGCCGCGGCGGCGGTGCCGGCGCCGCGCGCGCCCCGGTCGGTGTGGGCCGACCGAAGCCAGGCGTTGCGGGTCGCGAGTGGCCCGGGAGCGGGCGGCTGGCGGCGCGCGGGCATCCTCGGCGGCCTGCGGACCGGGTGA
- a CDS encoding acetyl/propionyl/methylcrotonyl-CoA carboxylase subunit alpha: protein MRKILIANRGEIAVRVARACKDAGYASVAVYAEPDIDALHVRVADEAYALGGSTPGDSYLRIDKILDVAAKSGADAVHPGYGFLSENADFAEAVIAAGLTWIGPTPDAIRRLGDKTAARHIALAVGAPLAPGTADPVAGVDEVIAFADEHGLPVAIKAAFGGGGRGLKVAWTRDELAELFDSAVREAVAAFGRGECFVERYLDQPRHVETQILADTHGNVVVVGTRDCSLQRRYQKLVEEAPAPFLTDAQRASLYEASKKIAKEAGYVGAGTCEFLVAKDGMISFLEVNTRLQVEHPVTEETTGIDLVREQFRIAEGEALGFTDPPARGHAIEFRINGEDPGRKFLPAPGTVTSLVLPTGPGVRVDTGIESGSVIGGAFDSLLAKLIVTGATRQQALERARRALDELVVEGMATALPFHRAVVRDPAFAPADADEPFTIHNRWIETEFINTIPAFTGGAQDETADSAARETVVVEVGGKRLEVVLPAGLGAIGGAGGGAARGAAPKRKASGKKAGAASGNSLTSPMQGTIVKVGVADGDTVAEGDLIVVLEAMKMEQPITAHRAGTITGLTATVGAVVPSGTVLCEIKD from the coding sequence GTGCGCAAGATCCTCATCGCCAACCGCGGCGAAATCGCCGTCCGGGTGGCGCGGGCGTGCAAGGACGCTGGCTATGCCAGCGTCGCGGTGTATGCCGAGCCCGACATCGACGCCCTGCACGTTCGCGTAGCCGATGAGGCGTACGCACTCGGCGGATCCACGCCGGGCGACTCGTACCTGCGCATCGACAAGATCCTCGACGTCGCCGCGAAGTCGGGCGCCGACGCGGTGCATCCCGGCTACGGCTTCCTCTCCGAGAACGCCGACTTCGCCGAGGCCGTCATCGCCGCCGGGCTGACCTGGATCGGCCCGACGCCGGACGCGATCCGCCGGCTGGGCGACAAGACCGCCGCCCGCCACATCGCGCTCGCCGTCGGCGCCCCGCTCGCGCCCGGCACCGCCGACCCCGTCGCCGGTGTCGACGAGGTCATCGCGTTCGCCGACGAGCACGGCCTGCCGGTCGCCATCAAGGCCGCGTTCGGCGGTGGCGGCCGCGGCCTGAAGGTCGCCTGGACGCGGGACGAGCTGGCCGAGCTGTTCGACAGCGCGGTGCGCGAGGCGGTCGCGGCCTTCGGCCGGGGCGAGTGCTTCGTCGAGCGCTACCTCGACCAGCCGCGGCACGTGGAGACCCAGATCCTCGCCGACACGCACGGCAACGTGGTCGTCGTCGGCACCCGCGACTGCTCGCTGCAGCGCCGCTACCAGAAGCTCGTCGAGGAGGCGCCCGCGCCGTTCCTCACCGACGCCCAGCGCGCGTCGCTGTACGAGGCCTCCAAGAAGATCGCCAAGGAGGCCGGCTACGTCGGCGCCGGCACCTGCGAGTTCCTGGTCGCCAAGGACGGGATGATCAGCTTCCTCGAGGTCAACACCCGGTTGCAGGTCGAGCACCCGGTGACCGAGGAGACGACCGGCATCGACCTGGTGCGCGAGCAGTTCCGCATCGCCGAGGGCGAGGCACTCGGCTTCACCGACCCGCCGGCCCGCGGCCACGCGATCGAGTTCCGGATCAACGGCGAGGACCCCGGCCGCAAGTTCCTGCCGGCGCCGGGCACCGTCACCAGCCTGGTGCTGCCGACCGGCCCCGGCGTGCGCGTCGACACCGGCATCGAGAGCGGCAGCGTCATCGGCGGGGCGTTCGACTCGCTGCTGGCCAAGCTGATCGTCACCGGCGCGACCCGCCAGCAGGCCCTGGAGCGGGCCCGCCGCGCACTCGACGAGCTGGTCGTCGAGGGCATGGCGACGGCGCTGCCGTTCCACCGGGCCGTGGTACGCGACCCGGCGTTCGCCCCGGCCGACGCCGACGAGCCGTTCACGATCCACAACCGCTGGATCGAGACCGAGTTCATCAACACCATCCCGGCGTTCACCGGCGGGGCGCAGGACGAGACCGCCGACTCCGCGGCGCGGGAGACCGTCGTCGTCGAGGTCGGTGGCAAGCGGCTGGAGGTCGTGCTCCCGGCCGGCCTCGGCGCCATCGGGGGCGCGGGCGGTGGCGCCGCCCGCGGCGCGGCGCCGAAGCGCAAGGCCAGCGGCAAGAAGGCCGGCGCGGCCAGCGGCAACTCGCTGACCAGCCCGATGCAGGGCACGATCGTCAAGGTAGGGGTCGCCGACGGCGACACCGTGGCCGAGGGCGACCTGATCGTCGTCCTCGAGGCGATGAAGATGGAACAGCCCATCACCGCCCACCGCGCGGGCACCATCACCGGCCTCACGGCCACTGTCGGCGCGGTCGTCCCCAGCGGCACCGTCCTCTGCGAGATCAAGGACTAG
- a CDS encoding DUF5313 family protein: MNVGNEARTGTAEAEKPIRTVPSPAATTVPAPAGGPEAPPLTGRVAYVFGGALPARYVAWVSRDLTGPGWRRRQALRPVLMMLPFAVIFALLPGPVGVRALLVAFLLVAAGGLGLGMSGHFRNRRLVQHGFPPVIKLNVEDVEDVEDVEPERPAGLAPARARIDATPATREPSQPDSTGTSGSGSGADPDDPDGINA, encoded by the coding sequence ATGAACGTTGGCAACGAAGCCCGGACGGGCACCGCCGAGGCCGAGAAGCCCATCAGAACGGTGCCATCTCCGGCGGCGACGACGGTACCGGCACCAGCCGGCGGACCCGAGGCCCCGCCGCTGACGGGACGGGTCGCATACGTGTTCGGCGGGGCGCTGCCCGCCCGGTACGTCGCCTGGGTGTCGCGGGACCTAACGGGTCCGGGGTGGCGGCGACGGCAGGCGCTGCGGCCGGTGCTGATGATGCTGCCGTTCGCGGTCATCTTCGCGCTACTGCCGGGGCCGGTCGGGGTCCGGGCGCTGCTGGTCGCCTTCCTGCTGGTGGCGGCCGGGGGGCTGGGGCTGGGGATGAGCGGCCACTTCCGCAACCGCCGGCTCGTCCAGCACGGCTTCCCGCCCGTCATCAAGCTGAACGTCGAGGACGTCGAGGACGTCGAGGACGTCGAGCCCGAGCGGCCGGCCGGCCTGGCCCCGGCGAGGGCCCGCATCGACGCGACGCCCGCGACCAGGGAACCTAGCCAGCCCGACAGCACCGGTACCAGCGGCAGCGGCAGCGGTGCCGACCCGGACGACCCGGACGGCATCAACGCCTGA
- a CDS encoding gamma-glutamylcyclotransferase has protein sequence MNLYAAYASNLDPAKMKERAPHSPVTGTGWLSGWRLTFGGENFGWDGALATIVPYPAGRVYVMLYDIDRYDLERLDVWEGADTGLYTRIRVRLSTLDGDVLAWTYVLDAYEGGLPSARHLADIADGAEKAGAPSDYVADLRARPTA, from the coding sequence ATGAATCTGTACGCAGCGTATGCCAGCAATCTTGATCCGGCGAAGATGAAGGAGCGTGCTCCGCACTCGCCGGTGACCGGGACCGGCTGGCTCAGCGGCTGGCGGCTCACCTTTGGCGGGGAGAACTTCGGCTGGGACGGCGCGCTCGCGACGATCGTCCCGTACCCGGCGGGACGCGTGTACGTCATGCTCTACGACATCGACCGCTACGACCTGGAGCGGCTCGACGTCTGGGAAGGCGCCGACACCGGGCTCTACACCCGCATCCGAGTACGCCTTTCCACCCTCGACGGCGACGTGCTCGCCTGGACCTACGTCCTGGACGCCTACGAGGGCGGCCTGCCTTCCGCCCGCCACCTGGCCGACATCGCCGACGGCGCCGAGAAGGCCGGCGCCCCCAGCGACTACGTCGCCGACCTGCGCGCCCGTCCCACGGCTTGA
- a CDS encoding NAD(P)H-quinone dehydrogenase, with translation MSRIVILGGGPGGYEAALVAASLGATVTLVDSDGVGGACVLTDCVPSKTLIATSETMTSVAGAPALGLSRKGMPTPRPASWEGEGPHLTPPEVLTFEAKRVNSRVIELAQAQSRDIEARLRREKVEVVHAKGRLVGPTAVETDTGDSFVGDVVLITTGAAPRILPTAEPDGERILTWQQLYELPEIPEHLIVVGSGVTGAEFASAYRALGAAVTLVSSRERVLPGEDPDAAMVIEDVFRRRGIEVLNRSRAASVRRIGDGVLVELTDGRTVTGSHALMAVGSVPRTKNIGLTEVGVRLGSGGHVVVDRMSRTSVPGVYAAGDCTGVLPLASVAAMQGRIAMRHALGEAVTPLRLGTVSSNIFTDPEIATVGVTQRMKDSGTIAAEVVTLPLARNPRAKMLGIADGFVKLFCRPGSGSVLGGVVVAPRASELILSISLAVSNGLTAEQLANTFSIYPSLSGSITEVARMMRSEDLFAAFDDTL, from the coding sequence GTGAGCCGGATCGTCATCCTCGGCGGGGGGCCCGGCGGATATGAGGCGGCCCTCGTCGCGGCGTCGCTGGGGGCCACCGTCACGCTGGTCGACTCGGACGGGGTGGGCGGTGCCTGCGTACTCACGGACTGTGTGCCGTCCAAGACCCTGATCGCCACGTCGGAGACCATGACGTCCGTCGCGGGGGCGCCGGCGCTCGGCCTTTCCCGCAAGGGAATGCCGACCCCCCGGCCCGCCAGCTGGGAGGGCGAGGGGCCGCATCTCACCCCGCCCGAGGTCCTCACGTTCGAGGCGAAGCGCGTCAACAGCCGGGTGATCGAGCTGGCGCAGGCGCAGTCACGCGACATCGAGGCCCGCCTGCGGCGCGAGAAGGTGGAGGTCGTCCACGCGAAGGGCCGCCTCGTCGGGCCCACGGCGGTCGAGACGGACACCGGTGACAGCTTCGTCGGCGACGTGGTTCTCATCACCACCGGCGCGGCCCCGCGCATCCTGCCGACGGCCGAGCCCGACGGCGAGCGGATCCTGACCTGGCAGCAGCTCTACGAGCTCCCGGAGATTCCCGAGCACCTCATCGTCGTCGGTTCCGGCGTCACCGGCGCCGAGTTCGCCAGCGCCTATCGAGCGCTCGGCGCGGCGGTGACGCTGGTCTCGTCCCGGGAGCGGGTGCTGCCCGGCGAGGACCCGGACGCCGCCATGGTCATCGAGGACGTGTTCCGCCGCCGCGGCATCGAGGTGCTGAACCGCTCCCGGGCCGCCTCCGTCCGCAGGATCGGCGACGGCGTGCTCGTCGAGCTGACGGACGGCCGCACGGTGACCGGTTCGCATGCGCTGATGGCGGTCGGATCGGTACCTCGGACCAAGAACATCGGGCTGACCGAGGTCGGGGTGCGGCTCGGTTCCGGAGGGCATGTGGTCGTCGACCGGATGTCGCGCACCTCGGTGCCCGGGGTGTACGCGGCGGGCGACTGCACCGGCGTGCTGCCGCTGGCCTCGGTCGCCGCCATGCAGGGCCGGATCGCCATGCGGCACGCGCTCGGCGAGGCGGTGACACCGCTGCGGCTCGGCACCGTGTCGTCCAACATCTTCACCGACCCGGAGATCGCCACCGTCGGTGTCACCCAGCGCATGAAGGATTCGGGCACGATCGCGGCGGAGGTCGTCACGCTGCCGCTGGCGCGCAACCCGCGGGCGAAGATGCTCGGCATCGCCGACGGGTTCGTGAAGCTGTTCTGCCGGCCGGGCAGCGGCAGTGTGCTCGGCGGGGTCGTGGTCGCGCCGCGGGCGTCCGAGCTGATCCTGTCGATCTCGCTCGCCGTCTCCAACGGCCTGACCGCGGAGCAGCTGGCGAACACCTTCTCGATCTACCCGTCGCTGTCCGGCTCGATCACCGAGGTCGCCCGGATGATGCGCTCCGAGGACCTCTTCGCGGCCTTCGACGACACTCTCTGA
- a CDS encoding amidohydrolase: MSDNVSAMPVAPADAMSVDAPSGDAEPADSAATTARAAWPAGARGERAADVTGFVRDWFARHEDELIAFRRDLHMHPELGRQEHRTAGLITERLAAAGLAPQRLSDIPGIWCDIATGGPGDATRTSPDEGPVVMLRADMDALPLQDAKDVPYASIIPGVCHACGHDVHTTVVLGAGLALAEYARSHPLAGTVRLLFQPAEETMPGGALEVIDAGILKPVDAALTVHCDPALDVGTVGLRPGPITSAADLVEIMLAGPGGHTSRPQNTVDLVYAIGALITQLPAALNRRIDPRSGLALVWGQVQAGSVANAIPRAGQLRGTVRTLSRDTWETAPELVEELAHQIAAPFGADIVVDYRRGVPPVVNTADMVDVLDAAVTETFGHEAATTVAQSLGGEDFGWYLTYVPGALARLGTRTPGGPTYDLHQGDYAVDERAIGVGVRLLAGAAVEAFTRLAR; encoded by the coding sequence ATGTCGGACAACGTGAGTGCGATGCCGGTGGCGCCCGCCGACGCGATGTCGGTGGACGCGCCGTCGGGGGACGCGGAACCCGCCGACTCGGCGGCGACGACCGCGCGGGCGGCCTGGCCGGCGGGCGCGCGGGGAGAACGCGCCGCGGACGTCACCGGATTCGTCCGGGACTGGTTCGCCCGGCACGAGGACGAGCTCATCGCCTTCCGCCGCGACCTGCACATGCATCCCGAACTCGGCCGCCAGGAGCACCGGACAGCCGGGCTGATCACCGAGCGGCTCGCCGCGGCGGGCCTGGCGCCCCAGCGGCTTTCCGACATCCCGGGCATCTGGTGCGACATCGCCACCGGCGGCCCGGGCGACGCGACCCGGACCTCTCCCGACGAGGGCCCGGTCGTGATGCTGCGCGCCGACATGGACGCGCTGCCGCTGCAGGACGCCAAGGACGTTCCCTACGCGTCCATCATCCCCGGCGTCTGCCACGCCTGCGGGCACGACGTCCACACGACCGTCGTGCTCGGGGCGGGCCTGGCGCTCGCCGAGTACGCCCGGTCCCACCCGCTGGCGGGCACCGTGCGGCTGCTGTTCCAGCCGGCCGAGGAGACGATGCCGGGCGGCGCCCTGGAGGTCATCGACGCGGGCATCCTCAAACCGGTCGACGCGGCGCTCACCGTGCACTGCGACCCGGCCCTCGACGTCGGCACCGTCGGGCTGCGGCCCGGCCCGATCACGTCGGCGGCCGACCTGGTGGAGATCATGCTGGCCGGCCCCGGCGGCCACACCTCGCGCCCGCAGAACACCGTCGACCTGGTCTACGCCATCGGTGCACTGATCACCCAGCTGCCGGCGGCGCTGAACCGGCGGATCGACCCCCGGTCCGGGCTCGCGCTGGTCTGGGGCCAGGTGCAGGCCGGCTCGGTGGCGAACGCCATCCCGCGCGCCGGGCAGCTGCGCGGCACCGTGCGGACCCTGTCCCGCGACACCTGGGAGACGGCCCCCGAGCTGGTCGAGGAGCTCGCCCACCAGATCGCCGCGCCGTTCGGCGCGGACATCGTCGTGGACTACCGCCGGGGCGTGCCCCCGGTCGTGAACACCGCCGACATGGTCGACGTCCTCGACGCCGCCGTGACCGAGACGTTCGGCCACGAGGCGGCCACGACCGTCGCCCAGTCGCTCGGCGGCGAGGACTTCGGCTGGTACCTCACCTACGTCCCCGGCGCCCTGGCGAGGCTCGGCACCCGCACCCCGGGCGGCCCGACCTACGACCTGCACCAGGGCGACTACGCCGTCGACGAGCGCGCGATCGGCGTCGGGGTCCGCCTCCTGGCCGGCGCCGCCGTCGAGGCCTTCACCCGGTTGGCCCGCTAG
- a CDS encoding glutamate--cysteine ligase translates to MHIPFSSSPRTSLGIEWELELVDLRTRQLRGASTEILEELAAKVGDEDAAKAKHELFESTIEVITGVCDSVPQALADLTGTIDVLRGLAERRGIGLMCSGTHPISEYSTQEISENERYHRLVDQMQWLSRRLLIFGVHVHVGVRSKEKAFPIVNALMSYIPHFLALSASSPFWLGRDTGLASSRSKVFESLPTAGLPYQLSDWAQFERFMETLVASGTIETIREVWWDIRPHPNFGTVELRICDGLPTLREVGAVAALAQCLVDRMNSQLDRGYTLPVPRRWVVQENKWRAARYGLDAEILVDDRGTTRPVRTELADLVDDLLPVARRLGCSAELEAVPEILTIGASYQRQRAAARRAGGDLSQVVDTLLEEMNIGRPLRLDRSAG, encoded by the coding sequence GTGCATATTCCCTTCTCGTCGTCGCCGCGCACCAGCCTGGGTATCGAGTGGGAGCTGGAGCTGGTCGACCTCCGGACTCGCCAGCTACGCGGCGCCTCGACCGAGATCCTCGAGGAGCTCGCGGCCAAGGTCGGCGACGAGGATGCGGCCAAAGCCAAGCACGAGCTCTTTGAGTCGACGATCGAGGTCATCACGGGCGTCTGCGATTCGGTGCCGCAGGCGCTCGCCGATCTGACCGGAACGATCGACGTGCTGCGCGGTCTCGCGGAAAGGCGCGGAATCGGGTTGATGTGCAGTGGTACGCACCCGATCAGCGAGTACAGCACGCAGGAAATCAGTGAGAATGAGCGTTATCACCGCCTTGTCGACCAGATGCAGTGGCTGTCCCGCCGGCTGCTGATCTTCGGTGTGCATGTTCACGTCGGCGTCCGCTCCAAGGAGAAGGCGTTCCCGATCGTCAACGCGCTTATGAGCTACATCCCGCACTTCCTGGCGCTGTCGGCGTCGTCGCCGTTCTGGCTTGGGCGGGACACCGGACTTGCCTCCAGCCGGTCGAAGGTCTTCGAGAGCCTGCCGACGGCCGGGCTGCCCTACCAACTGTCGGACTGGGCACAGTTCGAGCGGTTCATGGAGACTCTCGTCGCTTCTGGCACGATCGAGACGATCCGCGAGGTGTGGTGGGACATCCGCCCGCATCCGAACTTCGGCACCGTCGAGCTGCGGATCTGCGACGGGCTGCCGACGCTGCGGGAGGTGGGCGCGGTCGCCGCGCTGGCCCAGTGCCTCGTCGACCGGATGAACAGCCAGCTCGATCGCGGCTACACGCTCCCGGTGCCGCGCCGCTGGGTCGTCCAGGAGAACAAGTGGCGGGCCGCCCGCTACGGGCTGGACGCGGAGATCCTGGTGGACGACCGCGGCACCACCCGTCCGGTGCGCACGGAGCTGGCCGACCTGGTCGACGACCTGCTGCCAGTCGCCCGCCGCCTCGGCTGCTCCGCCGAGCTGGAGGCGGTGCCGGAAATCCTGACGATCGGAGCGAGTTACCAGCGGCAGCGCGCCGCCGCCCGGCGGGCCGGCGGCGATCTCAGCCAGGTCGTCGATACTCTGCTAGAGGAGATGAACATCGGCCGTCCACTGCGGCTGGACAGGTCGGCTGGCTGA